The following coding sequences are from one Panicum hallii strain FIL2 chromosome 5, PHallii_v3.1, whole genome shotgun sequence window:
- the LOC112895391 gene encoding uncharacterized protein LOC112895391: MENGDETLASPAAAAEKTAPNGGVAEEEQAPVTHLAKSYAAVAAENPAPNGGVAKEEEEGAAGTHVTARSYAAVAAHAEIEDLRAAKLDLEGKLAEARRENEASAEEAHRIEGIFMQAREEVTIAELAAASAEKEAASLRAVVERLQAALKIEKGERDVDKRRHEELARQVEAFRQEKLKLEEEIKALKASAAVATMEEREAAPAEAPQEVEGVWQAMAVAAAVGAASTAAFVLIFLRLKR; this comes from the coding sequence ATGGAGAACGGCGACGAAACCctcgcctcccccgccgccgccgccgagaagACCGCTCCCAACGGCGGCGTcgcggaggaggagcaggccCCCGTCACCCACCTCGCCAAGTCctacgccgccgtcgccgccgagaACCCCGCGCCCAACGGCGGCGTCgcgaaggaggaggaggagggggctgcCGGCACCCACGTCACCGCCAGGTCCTACGCTGCCgtcgccgcccacgccgagatCGAGGACCTCCGCGCCGCCAAGCTCGACCTTGAGGGGAAGCTCGCCGAGGCCCGCAGGGAGAACGAGGCCAGCGCCGAGGAGGCGCACCGCATCGAGGGGATCTTCATGCAGGCCCGGGAGGAGGTCACCAtcgccgagctcgccgccgcctctgccgagAAGGAGGCCGCCTCGCTCCGAGCCGTGGTCGAGCGCCTCCAGGCCGCCCTCAAGATCGAGAAGGGTGAGCGCGATGTGGACAAGCGCAGGCACGAGGAGCTCGCTAGGCAGGTGGAGGCCTTCCGCCAGGAGAAGCTCAAGCTCGAAGAGGAGATCAAGGCCCTGAAGGcatccgccgccgtcgccacaATGGAGGAGAGGGAGGCTGCTCCGGCTGAGGCCCCGCAGGAAGTGGAGGGCGTGTGGCAGGCAATGGCGGTGGCCGCGGCTGTTGGCGCCGCCAGCACGGCTGCCTTCGTGCTGATCTTTCTCCGCCTCAAGAGGTAA
- the LOC112891402 gene encoding UDP-glycosyltransferase 88A1-like: MEGAGAAAARRRPVVLYPSPGMGHLVSMIELGKILGARGLPVTIVVIDPPYDAGATGPFLAAVSAANPSISFHRLPKVERLVPVRTKHHEGLTFEAIRAANPRLREFLDAVSPAPAALVVDFFCSVALGVARDLGVPGYFFFTSGAEVLAFFLHLPALHARGAADFRDMGEEPVRVPGIPPFPATHAILPLMERDDAAYEGFLNSSAELSRCDGVIVNTFRLLNPRAVEAVVAGRCTPPGLPTAPVHCIGPLIKSQEVLGKGGEECLAWLDAQPEASVVFLCFGSIGRFSAEQIGEVAVGLEASWQRFLWVVRAPPSDDPAKKYDKPPEPDLGALLPEGFLARTKDRGLVVRSWAPQRDVLAHAAVGGFVTHCGWNSVLEAVMAGVPMLAWPLYAEQRMNRVFLEEMRLAVAVEGYDSGSGLVAAEEVAAKVRWLMDSGGGRALRERTLAVMRQAHDALRQGGESEAALAGLVDEWRRA; encoded by the coding sequence ATGGAGGGCGCCGGCGCAGCTGCAgcccggcggcggccggtggtgctgtACCCGTCGCCGGGGATGGGCCACCTGGTCTCCATGATCGAGCTCGGCAAGATCCTCGGCGCGCGGGGCTTGCCCGTCACCATCGTCGTCATCGACCCGCCCTACGACGCGGGGGCCACGGGCCCCTTCCTCGCGGCCGTCTCCGCGGCCAACCCCTCCATCTCCTTCCACCGCCTGCCCAAGGTGGAGAGACTTGTCCCCGTCAGGACCAAGCACCACGAGGGGCTCACCTTCGAGGCCATCCGCGCCGCCAACCCGCGCCTCCGGGAGTTCCTGGACGCCGTgtccccggcgccggcggccctcgtcgtcgacttcttctGCAGCGTCGCGCTCGGGGTCGCCAGGGACCTCGGCGTGCCGGGGTACTTCTTCTTCACCTCGGGCGCCGAGGTCCTGGCCTTCTTCCTGCATCTCCCGGCGCTCcacgcgcggggcgcggcggacTTCCGGGACATGGGGGAGGAGCCCGTGCGCGTGCCGGGCATCCCGCCATTCCCGGCGACGCACGCCATCCTGCCGCTCATGGAGCGCGACGACGCGGCCTACGAGGGCTTCCTCAACTCCAGCGCCGAGCTCTCCCGCTGCGACGGCGTCATCGTCAACACGTTCCGCCTGCTCAATCCGCGCGCCGTGGAGGCCGTGGTCGCGGGACGGTGCACGCCCCCCGGCCTCCCGACGGCGCCCGTCCACTGCATCGGTCCGCTGATCAAGTCGCAGGAGGTGCTAGGCAAGGGCGGTGAGGAGTGCCTGGCGTGGCTGGACGCGCAGCCGGAGGCGAGCGTGGTGTTCCTCTGCTTCGGCAGCATCGGCCGGTTCAGCGCGGAGCAGATCGGGGAGGTGGCGGTGGGGCTGGAGGCCAGCTGGCAGCGGTTCCTGTGGGTGGTCCGCGCCCCGCCCAGCGACGACCCGGCGAAGAAGTACGACAAGCCGCCGGAGCCGGACCTGGGCGCGCTCCTCCCGGAGGGGTTCCTGGCCCGGACCAAGGACAGGGGCCTCGTCGTCAGGTCGTGGGCGCCGCAGCGGGACGTGCTGGCGCACGCGGCCGTCGGCGGGTTCGTCACGCACTGCGGCTGGAACTCGGTGCTGGAGGCCGTGATGGCGGGCGTGCCGATGCTGGCGTGGCCGCTCTACGCGGAGCAGCGGATGAACCGGGTGTTCCTGGAGGAGATGCGGCTGGCCGTGGCCGTGGAAGGGTACGACAGCGGGAGCGGGCTCGTGGCGGCCGAGGAGGTCGCGGCCAAAGTGCGGTGGCTCATGGACTCCGGCGGCGGGAGGGCGCTCCGGGAGCGCACGCTCGCGGTCATGCGGCAGGCGCACGACGCCCTGCGCCAGGGCGGCGAGTCGGAGGCCGCACTGGCCGGGCTCGTGGACGAGTGGAGACGCGCTTGA